The Hymenobacter swuensis DY53 genome includes the window GCCCTATTTTCAGGCTTCATTTTAACCGGGACAAAGGGCTGTATGCAGGAAAACGGGCCTTGCACGTAGTAAATCCCAGGAATAGCGGCTGCATAACCATAACAAGCAAATATTTTTGCTTGGGAAGAAGCTCCTTGTGGGGGGACATGTCGTTAACTTTCCTATCCTTACCCCACGATGAAACTGCTATTCTGGATACTGGGCCTGGGGGCGGCGCTGTACGTGGCGGTGTGCGTGCTGCTGTATTTTCAGCAGGAGCGGCTGCTGTTCTTCCCTACCAAACTGCCTGCCGATTATCGTTTCCGGTTCAACAACCGCTTTGAGGAGCGGTGGATTCCGATGGCCGACGGCACCCGCCTGCACAGCCTGCTGTTCCCGGCCGATTCCGCTTCCAAAGGCCTCATTTTCTACCTGCACGGCAACGGCGGGGCGCTGGATAGCTGGGGCGAGGTGGCGGCCACTTATACCCGGCTGGGCTACAGCGTGTTCCTGCTCGACTACCGGGGCTACGGTAAAAGCGGCGGCCGCATCAGCAGCCAGGCGCAGTTGCTCGCCGACGTGGACATGGCCTACCAACAACTCACCCACGAATTCCCGGAAGCCCAAACCGTACTGCTGGGCTACTCGCTGGGCACCGGGCCGGCGGCGTGGCTGGCTGCCCGGCACCACCCACGCATGCTGGTGCTACAGGCCCCGTACGCCAGTATGCGGGCCATGGCGCGCCAGCACTATCCCTGGGTGCCGCCCTTCATTGTGCGTTACCCGCTGGCCACCGACGAGGTGCTGCCCCGCGTATCGGCCCCCATCGTCATTTACCACGGCGACCGGGACGAGGTTATCAGCCCCCAATCCACTCAGCGGCTCAAAGCGACGCTGAAGCCCCGTGACCAGTTTATCACGCTGCCCGGCGCGGGCCACAACGACATGACTGACAACCTGGTATACCAACAGGCAATGCGCCGGATTCTGACGGCACTGTAAGCTCTCCGAATAGCAGCTTGTGGGAAGCGGCAGGAATTTACTGTAGTTTGACGGCCATGCTCCGACCCTTTTCTTTCCCACAGTGGCTGCTGGCTTTTGCGCTGGTTTTTGGTAACCTGACTGCTCCTGCTCAGCAGCGCAGACTCAATGTAAAGCAGGAATTTGCCCGCGCTGGTCAGCAACTCACCCGGCTCCTCCAGACTCACCCCGACAGCACCCGGTTTCCTTATTCCAGTCAGCCTACTGGCCAGTTGAAAGACACGCCTTCGGGGTGGTGGACCAGCGGGTTTTTCGGGGGTACGCTGTGGTACATGTACGAGTACACCAAACAACCCCAGTGGCAGCAGGCTGCCAACCGTTGGACGATGGCCATGGCCCGGGAACAGACCAATACCAGCACCCACGATTTGGGTTTCATGCTGTACTGCCCCTTCGGCAACGGCCTGCGCCTTACCAAGAACCCGGCCTACCAACCGGTATTACTGAACGGGGCCCAGTCCCTGGCCACGCGCTTCACGCCGGAAGTAGGGTTGATTAAGTCGTGGAACGAGTTTCAGGGCTACCAGTACCCGGTTATCATCGATAATATGATGAACCTGGAGCTGCTGTGCTGGGCCGCCCGCACCAGCGGTGACTCCACCCTGCGCCGCCTCAGCATTACCCACGCCGATAATACGCTCAAGCACCACTTCCGGCCCGATGGCAGCACTTACCACGTTGTGTGTTACGATGCGCAGGGCCAGCCATTGGCCAAGAAAACCGCCCAGGGTGCAGCCGATAACTCGGCGTGGGCGCGGGGCCAGGCCTGGGCGATATATGGTTACACGGCGTTGTACCGCGACACCCGGCTGACCCGCTACCGGGAGCAGGCCCGCAAATCTGCCGACTTCTTCCTTAACCACCCCAACCTGCCCGCCGACAAGATTCCGTACTGGGATTTCAATGCCCCCGGTATTCCCCGGGAGGAGCGCGACGCCTCTGCCGCCGCTATTGTGGCCTCGGCCCTGCTGGAACTGCAGCAATACTGCCCGGCCGCCGAGGCCAGACGCTACCGCCAGGCTGCCGAGCAGATGCTGGTGAGTTTGAGTAGCCCGGCCTACCGGGCCACTTTGGGGGAAAACAACAACTTCCTGCTAAAGCATTGCGTGGCGCACAAACCAGCCAATACTGAAGTAGATGCCCCGCTGACGTACGCTGATTACTACTACCTCGAAGCCCTGCTACGCTACGACCGGTTGAAGTAGCATTGTCCGAACTGGCCGTACTATCCCTATTTTCGCGGTCCGTTCTGCTCCTCACCATGTACCCTGCCCCACCGAAAGTTGCCGTTTGCCTACTCCTTGCCCTGTGTGCCAGTGGGAGCCGAACGGCGCAGGCCCAAACCAACGCCATACCCGACCATAACTGGGGTACCTGGCATATTGCCACGGTGATTCTGCCGGCCGGCCCGAAGCACTGGGGCGGGTACGCCGAAGCCCAGACCCGTGCCAACGGCCTGCTCCGGCAGTATTTCTACACGGAACTGAAAGGCGGCGTGAGCTACGATGTAGCCAAAAACTTTACTCTAATGCTGGCCGGCGGCCGCTACTCCACCGCCGACTACCGCGACCTAAGCGACGGGCCGCTGAACGTGGAAAAGCGCCTGTGGCAACAGCTCACGTTCACGCACTTGGCGGCCCGCCTCAAAATGGAGCACCGCTACCGCGTGGAGCAACGCTGGTTTAATTTCCGGGACGATGTAGTGCCCGCCGGCTCGTTTCGGTACCGGAACCGGCTGCGCTACCGCTTCAATGCCTTTCTGCCGCTCAATCATCCCACCGTCGCCGACAAAACGGCCTTTCTCTCAGTATACGACGAGGTATTCTTTAACCCACGTGGCCCATTTTTCGAGCGCAACCGGGTATATGCTGGCATGGGCTACCAGTTTGACCAGCATTGGACAATACAGGCCGGGTGGGTGAATCAGGCCAACTATACGGCCGCCAGTTACCGCCAGAACATTTTCACGCCCCAAACAACTGCCACTAAAAACAACGTGGTTCTGTCCGTCATGTACCGCATCAGCCGGGGCAATGCGGCCGGGCCTACACCCGAGCACATTCCATCCCAACCCGACTAGGCAGCAACGGGTACCAGATGCAGCGTGAGCGTGTGGCGGGCCTCGCCGGAATACAGCATGTGCAGCTCCAGCGTAAGGTGCTGGCTGGTGAGGGTTTTAATAAGCAGGTGCAGGGCCGCTTCGTTGCCGGCTTGCACAATTTTGCCGGCCTGCTTTATCCAGCGGAGCGCAGGTGACGCCAATTCGGGCGTCTGGTTGAGGAAGCTGAAGTCAAACACCACGCCTTCGCCCATACTCCAGTAGCCCTGAAATGGCTGAGGGCCGGCCTCAATGCGCACTGTTTTCCAAACTCGACAAAGTACTTGTTCTTCCATACGCCGTTATTTGCCCAGGCCCACCCAGCCGCGCTGCATGGCATAGTACAAAGCCGTACCCACCAACAGGCCCACAAGGTAACCATACGGTAGCCCGCTACACAGCAAACCCACCAATAAAGCCAGCAGCAAACCGGTGCGGGACTCGCTGATGTCGCGCAGCAGGGTAGCCAGCGTCAGGGCCTCGAACAGGAGCAGTACGCCCAATACCGGCAGCGGAAAAATCTGCACGATTTGCTGGAAGCCCTGGCTGAATCCTAGTCCCAGCACCAGAAACAGCCCGCCATACAGCACCACCGAGCCGCCCGTGCGCCCGCCAAACGTGTAGTGCCCCACCATACCGCCCGAGCCGTGGCACACCGGAAACCCGCCCAGAAACGGGTTCACCAGGTTCATAAGCGCATACGTGAAGCTTATCTGCCGCACCGTGAGGGGCCGTTCGGGAAAGTAATCTTCCACCACCTGTCGGGTAGCCAGCACCGAGTTGCCCAGGGAAAGCGGAATCTGGGGCAGGGCCAGCAGCACCGCGCCGGTGGTAATATCGGCCCACTGCGGAACGTGCCAAGTAGGCAAGTGCAGCGCAATTGCCCGTTGGGCAGTAGCAAAATCGAGCTTGAACAGCAGGCCGTAGCTAACCCCCAGCGCCAGCACCACCAGCGCGGCTGGCCAGCGCCGGTTACCCAGCAGCACCACCGTCACCAGAAACGCCGCCGCCGCCAGCGCGAAGCCTGCTACTCCATCGGCGGGTACGTATTCTTTGAGAGCCAGGGTAGCCAACTGCAACGCCAGCCCAAACTGAATTCCGCGGATAACGGGCTTGGGTACCAATCGCGCCAGGGCATCAATGAGGCCGGTTACGGAAAGCAGCAACATGCCCACCCCGATAGCTAGGCCGCCGCCAAAGATGATGCGGCCGGGAATTTTCTGGGCAATGACCAGCGCGGCAAACGCCTTCAGGGGCTGCACCGGCATAGGCATGCCGTACCACAGTCCCGAAAATATCTGCATCAGCCCGAACATAATCAGCACGCCCGCACTGTCCATACCTGAGGCCGCGATGATGCCGATAAGCAGCGGCAAATCGGTACCCAGGTCGCCAAAGGCTCCGGCCAACTCATTTCTGTCGAAGCGAATACGCGGACGGGCCGAAGGCGTAGCGGTAAGCGGCATGCGGTGGATGTACTGATTATTGATGTATAGAGGCGGCGACGAATTATTTCGCGGGCTAGCGCCTGAGAACAGTGTTACCGCGTCAGGCCGCAAGAGTACTTTCGGGCCCGGTCTGACGTTATTTCTGCTTTAGCAGCACAGCCAAAGTTACCCCAGCACTTCGTTCTTCACTTCACTCTCCCAGGCCAGCATACCACCCTCCAGATTCAGCAGGTTGGTGAGGCCGAAGTTGGTTTGCAGGCGTTCTACGGCCTGAGCACTACGGGCGCCGCTGCGGCAGTACACCACCACTGGGTGCTGCTTGGGCAAGGTGGCCACGCCCTTTTCCAGGCTGCTCAGGGGCAGCAGCGTGGCCCCGGGCAGGTGGCCGACCGCATATTCGTGGGGCTCGCGCACATCCAGCAGGAACGGCGGATGAGTTGAAGTCAGCCGCTCGTGCAGTTCGGTTACGGAGATGCTGGTAACGCCCGCCCCGCACAAATCGGCGTAGTCGGCGGTATTGGCGGTGTCGAGCGTAAGGGCGGCCTGCTCGGGGCGGCGGGTAAACTTCAGGGTGCGGGTCTGGAAGGTGAGGGCATCGAACAGCCAGAGCCGGCCGCTGAGCACCTCCCCAATACCCAGAATCACTTTGAGGGCCTCCGTGGCCTGGGCCGTACCCATCAGTCCCGGCAGCACCCCAAGCACGCCGGTAGCGTCGCAGTTGGGCGCTTCGGTGGCCGAGGGGGGCTGCGGGAACAGGCAGCGGTACGTAGGGCCGCCCTGGTAGTTGAACACCGAAACCTGCCCTTCAAACTTATAGATAGCCCCAGAAATCAGCGGCTTGTTGTAGCTCACACAGGCATCATTGAGCAGGTAGCGGGTCGGGAAGTTGTCGGAACCGTCAATAACCAGATCATACCGGCTCACCAGTTCCCGCACGTTGCCCAGCGTGGCCCGGCAGTTATGCACCTCTATATTTACCAGCGGGTTGAGGCGGCGCAGGGCCTGGGCGGCGGTGGCGGCTTTGGGCTGACCCAGGTCGGCGGGGCCGTACAGAATCTGCCGCTGCAGGTTGCTGCGGTCCACTTTGTCGGCATCCACGATGCCCAGCGTGCCCACGCCGGCGGCGGCCAGGTACTGTAGAATGGGGCAGCCTAGGCCGCCGGCCCCCACCACCAGCACGCGGGCCGCCTTCATCTTCTCCTGGCCCGCCTCCCCGATTTCGGGCAGCTGCAGGTGACGGCGGTAAATCTGGCGTTCTTCGGAAGTGAGCATGGCAAAGGAAAGGTGAAGGCGTAAAGATGGGCCGCCGCCGCTGAACGGCCAGCAGTTGCCGCCGCAGGCATCGGCCGGGCCGGTTCTGCCGTAAGCACCGGGGGCGAGGAGTACGGGGCGCTCCGACAGCCTGCCAGTCCAGTCGGTGACGCGGCGTGCCAGGCTCTTCAAAACTCCCAACCTCTTCGGAAGGTTACTTAATATACAAGGCCGCGGCTTTAGTCCTGGCTTTATTGCTCCTTTCCCCTTACATCCTGCCTGCCGTGTCTGCTCCCGTTTTCCTGCCACCTACCAGTTACGACTACGTTACCGTGCACAAGGTGCAGGGCGAAACCGTGACCGAATCTTCCGATGTGCTGGCCGCCGAGGAGCCGCTGGAAATCCGCCTCGGCTACGGCCCCGCCGGCCAGCGCCAGCACCGCACCCTCAGCATCACGATGCGCACACCCGGCCACGATTTCGAGCTGGCGGCCGGCTTCCTGTTCACCGAAGGCATTATCCGTAGCCGCCAAGACTTGCAGGGCGTCATCTATTGCCCCGATGTAGAGAAGGAAGAAGAGCGCGAAAACGTGGTGCGCGCCGAGCTGGTCCCCACCGCCTCCCCCGATCTGCCGCGCCTGGAGCGTCACTTCTACACCAGCAGCAGCTGCGGCGTGTGCGGCAAAACCAGCATTGAGGCGGTGCACGCGGCGGCTTGCCCGGTGCTGCCCGCAGCGGGGCCCTACGTGCCGGCCGGCGTGCTGCACCAGCTGCCCGAGCGGCAGCGCGCCGCCCAGGACCTGTTCGAGCAAACCGGCGGCCTGCACGCGGCGGCCCTGTTTTCGCCGGAAGGCGAACTGCTGCTGCTGCGCGAAGACGTCGGCCGCCACAACGCCCTCGACAAAGTCATTGGCGCGGCGCTGTTCCAGGAGTTACTGCCGCTGCACAACGCCGTGCTGCTGGTCAGCGGCCGGGCCTCGTTCGAGCTAGTGCAGAAAGCGGCCGTGGCCGGCATTCCGGTGCTGGCCGCTGTGGGCGCCCCTAGCTCCCTGGCCGTCTCCGCCGCCCGCGACTTCGGCGTGACGCTCTGCGGCTTCGTGCGCCAGAACCGCTACAACATCTACTGCCACGACTGGCGGATTACGAAAGAGCTGTAGAGACGCGTATTCGCGTCTCCCCGTTGAACTACAGGAACCGCAACGTGCGTCTAAAAAGTGGCTTGAACAATGTATAGATGCGAATATGTGTCTATACATTGTTTAAGCCATGCAACATGTTATCTTACCCCCAATATGAAGCTTCGCCTTGAAGACAATATGCTGCGCCTGCGCCTGGACGAGCCGGAAGTAGCTGCCTTCCGGCAGCAGGGCCGGCTAGAAACGATAGTGCCCTTGGGCCTGACCGCCGCCGACTCCCTTACGTATACCCTCGAACGCGACTCTGCCACGCCAGTTTTGGCCGTGCGCCACGAGGCGGGCCGCGTACGGGTGCTGGTGCCGGCCACGGTGGCCGACGGCTGGACTTCCTCGGAAGCCATCAGCCTGCGCGGCACCCAGGAAGTTGCTGACAACCAAGTCGTCCATATCTTGGTAGAAAAGGACCTGGGCTGTAAACATTAGTCGCCCGCGCCGTTTTACCATTACCACCGCTTTAATCCCACTCCGCATGGAAGATTCCCCAAAATCCGACCCTACCCAGGCCGGCCACCAGCAGCAGCAAAAAGCGGAAAACGCCCCTAAAAGCGGCGAACGGAGCGACCAGGGCGAGGCTCCGGCTCCCGACCACTACCGCCCCGACCCCCAGAGTATGCGCGACGAAAGCAACATTACGCCACCCGAAGTGGCCAACGCCAAGTACACCAACCCCATTCTGGCTCAGCCGCCAGAGGCGCTGACCGGCCTGACGCTGGATGCCCCGGCCAAGATAGCGGCCGGCGTAACGGCCGTGCTCAAAAGCATGGAGTTCAGCTGGAAGGAAGGCGGCCTCGACCGGGGCACGCGCGGCCTGCTCAAGATGAACCAGAAGGACGGTTTCGACTGCTCCAGCTGCGCCTGGCCCGACCCCGACGACCACCGCTCGGTAGCAGAGTTCTGCGAGAATGGCGCCAAAGCCACCGCTTCGGATGCCGATGACAAGGCCGCCGGCCCCGAGTTCTTCGCCAAGCACAGTCTGGCTCAGCTTTCCCAGATGACGGACCGCGACCAGAACAACGCCGGCCGCCTCACGCACCCGATGGTAAAGCGCCCCGGCGACAACCATTACTCGCCCATTGCCTGGGCCGATGCCTTCAACATCATCGCCAAGGAGTTGAACGCGCTGGACTCGCCCGATGAGGCGCTGTTCTACACCTCGGGTAAAGTACCCAACGAGCCGGCCTTCCTGTTCCAGCTCTTCGCCAAGCAGTTCGGCACCAACAACCTGCCCGACTGCTCCAACATGTGCCACGAAAGCAGCGGCGCGGCCCTGAGCCCTACCCTAGGCTTAGGCAAAGGCTCCGTCACGCTCAACGACATCTACGAGGCTGAGGTCATTCTCATCATCGGCCAGAACCCGGGCACCAACCATCCGCGTATGCTGTCGGCCCTGCAGAAGGCCAAGAAGAACGGGGCCAAAATCATCAGCATCAACCCGCTGCTGGAAGCCGGCCTCAACCACTTCAAGAACCCGCAGGACTTCATGAACCCCTTCAAGGCGCTGGGCGCGTTGCTGGGCGACGGCACGCAAATCACCGACCTGTTCCTGCAGGTGCGCGTGGATGGCGACATGGCTCTGCTGCGCGGCATCATGAAGCACCTGTTCGAGGCCGAGGACCGCAACCCCGGCCAGGTGGTGGACCGCCCGTTCATCGACAAATATACCACCGGCTTCGAGTCGTTCGAGCAGAACATCCGTAACACGCCGTGGGAGGATATTGAGGAGCTGAGCGGCATTTCGCGGGCCCAGCTGCTGGAAGCGGCCAACATCATTGCCCCCAAGCAGAAGATTATCACCTGCTGGGCCATGGGTGTCACGCAGCAGCGCCAGGGCGTGCAGACGATTCAGGAAATCGTGAACCTGCAGCTCATGAAGGGTGCCATCGGCAAGCCCGGTGCAGGCACCTGCCCGGTGCGCGGCCACTCCAACGTGCAGGGCGACCGGACGATGGGCGTGTGGGAACAACCCACCAAGGAGTTTCAGGATGCACTGGGCAAGGAGTTCAACTTCCAGCCGCCCTACGAGCACGGCCTCGACGTAGTCGACTCCATCAAGGCCATGTACAAGGGCAAAACCAAGGTATACTTCAGCCTGGGCGGCAACCTGCTGGCCGCCGGTCCGGACACCGAAGTCATTGCTGAAGGCATGCGCAAGCAGAAACTCACGGTATTCGTGGGAACCAAGCTCAACCGTGGCCATCTCGTAACCGGCGAAACCAGCCTGCTGCTTCCCTGCTTCACCCACGCCGACGTGGATATGCAGAAGAGCGGCCACCAGATGACCAGCTGCGAAAACTCGATGGGTGTGGTGAGCCAGAACAAAGGCATTCTGGTGCCGCTGCCGGGTCAGATGATGAGTGAAGTGGCCATCCTGGCCGGTGTGGCTATTGCCACCCTGGGCGAGAAAACCAACATTGCCGACTGGGTGGCCATGACGGAGAACTACGACGTCATCCGCGACCATATCAGCCGCGTGATTCCGGGCTTCGAGAACTTCAACGAGAAGCTGCGCCGCCCCGGCGGGTTCTATCTGCCCAACGGCCCGCGCGAGCGGAAATTCACCACCAAAAACGGCAAGGCCAACTTCACCACCACCGAGTTCCAGAAGTACCAGCGCGAGCTGGAGCCCGGCCAGTTGGTGATGATGACCGTGCGCAGCCACGACCAGTTCAACACCACCATCTACGACTACAACGACCGGTACCGGGGCATTACAGGCGAGCGGCGCGTGCTGTTCATGAACGAGCAGGACATGGCTGAGCGCGGCCTTAAGGCTAAAGACCTGATTGACATCACCAGTCACTTCCTGGGCTCCACCCGCACTGTGGAGAAATTTCTGGCCGTTCCCTACGACATTCCGAAGGGCAATGTGGCCGCTTACTTCCCCGAGGCCAACCCGCTGGTGCCCATTGCTAGCGTCGCTAAAACCAGCAATACGCCCACCTCGAAGTACGTGGTAGTAACCGTAGTGCCCGCCCACAAAACTGTCGGCGCGCCTGTGGAACTACGAATGGCGGCCGAGGCGTAGAAACCGGTACCTTTGTATAACGAAAAACCCCGACCGTGTGAACAGTCGGGGTTTTTTATGCGCAATTTCCGAGCTTAGAACGGGTAGCCAATGGCAATGTTGAAGCGGCCTGTTTCGGAAGTTTTGTTGTAGATGATTTCGTTGGTGAGAGGGCTGCGGATTTCCGTGTTGGAATACGGCAGGCGCAACGGATAGGCATAATCGAAGCGAATCACGAAGAACTGCACATCAATGCGCAGGCCGGCTCCGGCACCTACGGCTAGTTCTTTCAGGAAGGTGTTGGGCGAAAACTGCCCGTTCTTACCATCGGGGTTACCTTCCGCGTCAATAGTCTGGCGGCTGGGGTCTTTGTTGATCAACCAGATATTACCCGCATCTACGAACAAAGCGCCCTTCACATACGGAAACAGATCCTGGCGGTACTCGGCATTGGCCTCAATGCGCATATCGCCCACCTGGTCGTAGAAGGAGCCGGTTTCGCTGGCGGCCGGCGAGCGGTAGGTGCCCGGCCCCAGGCCCCGGGCGGCAAAGGCCCGCACGCTGTTGGGACCCCCGATGCCATACTGCTTCAGGTAGGGCAACACGCTGGAGTTCTGGTACGGCAGGCCCACGCCCAGCAGCAGCCGCGTGGCAAACTTGTTGCCGCTGGTGGGGTTGGAACTGGTGCGGAAATAGTTGCGCAGTTCCAGATCTACCTTGGTGTATTGCGAGAACTGCTGGCTGAGCAGCGTGTAGGCCTGGCTGCCATCGGCATTGGTTACGCGGGGTTGGCCCGAGAGTGAGCTAAGCAAATACGCCAGGTTACCGGCCACCTCAATGCCGCCGCTGAAGTACAGCTGGTTCCGGCGCTGCTCCAAAGCCTGCTGGTTGTAGGTGTAGCGGTAGGAACTGGCCAGCACAAACTGCTGCCGGAACGAGTTGGCCAGAAATGGCCGCTCCTGCAGCAGGCGGCTGAATACGGCGCTGGTATCAGCCAGGCGCAGGTACTGGATGTCAATGGGCCGCAGCTCATGCTCGTTGGTGAGCTTGGTTTTCCAGCTGTAACCGTAATTCAGGTTGAAAGCCTGCTGGGTGAAGGCATCCAGCCGGGTTACCGATTTCACTCCCACGCCAAACGTGGTGCGGGGCTGGAAATCAGAGTTTTTCAGGCGAATGTCGAAAGGCGGCGTAATGAGGCGCGGCACCGACAGCTGGGCATCGGCCCCCAGCTCGTAGCTGGTCAGGCCAATGGTGTTGGCGTCGCTCAGCCGCTGGTTTTCGAAGGAACCCGTTACGTTTATCAGCAGTTGCTCGGCGCCGCGCAAGGCAGAACGGTTGCGAAACTGAATCCGGAAGCCCGGCCCGGTAAAGCCATTCGACTTGCTCACCAGCAGCACCTCCGCCCGCAGGCTTTTCTTGGGCACCTGCGTCATGCGCACGTAGGAGTTCAGGAAGCCATACCCCGCCGAGTCGGCCTTCTGGCGGGCGGGCCGGAACCCGATATCCACGTACTTGAAGGTACCCAGACTCATCAGGCGACTCAGCGTCTGATCCTGGCGGCGGCGGCGGTACACGCTGTCGGGGTACAGAAACACGGCGTTGGTAATGGCACTGGCCTTGAACACCTTTTCGTCGGGGTAGTAGATGTAGCCCTTGTAGTTCATGGGCCGCTCCGCCAGCGTGGTGTCGCTCAGCGAGTAGTCGGTATTGAGCCGGATACGGTTGAGTACGTAGGGCTTAGCCGCCCGCTCGGGCGTTTTTGCCTTGATTTTCAGGTACACGTTCACCTGATTGTTCAACGTGCTGTCTACCTGAAATAGGATGTAATCGGGCGAGAAATAGTAGTAGCCCTGGTTTTTGAGCGACGCATCAATGCGGGTCCGCTCATTGGTAAAGGTTTGCAGGTTGTACGCATCGCCCACCTTCAGCAACGAAGTAGACTCGGTGGCCCGCACGGCGCGGGCCAGCAGCGAGTCACCCTCGGGAAAATGAATTTCCTTGATGGTATAGGGCTGGCCCACCGTGGCCGTATAGTCTACGCTGGCGGCCTGGCCTTTGGTCTGGATGCGGCTGTGTACTACCGGCTGAAAGTAGCCATTGTTGTAGAGCCGGTTAGTCATCAGGCCCTTTACTTTCTGGGTATCTACCTGGCTCAACAGCACGGGTTTCTCGCCGTACTTATTGGCCAGCCAGTGGCCCAGCCCTTTAGTTTTGCCTTCGCCGAGGTGCCATAAATACAGCTTGGGCCGCATACCCAGAATGGAGGCATTGGGCTTGGGCGTGATAACCGAGGTCAGCTCGGTGGTAATTTCTGCCTCCCGGGGAATAGGGCTGGCCGATTTCATTTTCACGGTGCTGCCCGTGTAGAGCTTGCTGCCCGCCGGAATGTAGTTGAGGCCGGAGCAGGAAGCCAGCAACGCCAGCAACGACACGCCCGCTCCCCAGCCCCCGCCCCAACGGGCCGGCCGCATCGGCCGGCGTGGGTCAGCTGAAGCGTTGGTTTTCGGAAAGAAGGGCAGATGATGCAGCATGAATACCTGATTCAGAGAAGAAAAATAGCCGGCGACAACCTATGGAGCAGGCTGAAAACGGAGAACTAACGGCGCGTGGAATTGGGGCGGGCAGCCTGGCGGGCCGAGTCAGGACGCGCTGTTACGGGGCGGACACGGGTGGAATCGGGGCGGTTATTGGGGGCGGCGTTGGTAGAGTCGCGGCCGGCGCGGCGGTCCTGGCGGCGGCGGCGGCTTTCCAGCTTCACTTCCTCCTTCACGTTCTTATCGATGCCCTTGAACAGGTCAGCCAGCGTCTGGTAGTCGCGCTGGAAAATCAGCGAAGCCCCGGTCCGGACAAACTGCCCATCAATATCTCCATACGCGTTGTTGCGGAAGGCCCGCAGCCGAATCCGGCCGTTGGCCAGCACGTTGTATTCCACGCTCACATCCCCAGCAAAGGCACTGATACCGGCCTGGTTCTGGCCCTGCGAGGTCTGGTTGCCACCGCCCAGAGGCACATCGGTACCAAGGCGCACGGTGAGGCGGTTATTAAGCAGCTGCCGGCGCACGGCCACGTTCAGGTCGGTGCGGGTTTTCTCGGCCCCGCTGCTGAAGTCGGCGTAGGAATTCACGCCCAGTTCCACGCCCAGGTTGGAGAGGTAGGAGCCGGTGAGGTTGTTTAGCTGCTGGGTGAGAACCTGGCTGGCCGAGCCGCGCAGCTGGTCGGCCACAATGCTACCGCCGCTGCTGCGGAACGGGTCATCGGCCAGGAAGCGGTTCAGCACCAGCAGCGAAAACACCTGCTTGTTCATCTCACTTTCCTCGGAAGGCTGGCGCAGCTGCGTAAGGCGGGCCTCAATGGGGCCGCGCAAATCGGAGCGAGCTTCCTCGGGCAAGCGAATATCAAACCCGATAACGGGCTTCAGCAGCTCGCCGGTTACTTTCAGATCTACCTCAAACGGCAGCTGGTTGCGGCCAATGGCCGACAGCGTTTCATCGGCCAAGCCCTGGGAGGAAAGTAGCTCGGCGGGCGCAGCGCGCACGTTGTAAATGGCCGTCACGTTGGCCTGACCGTTGTACGGGTCGCCGCTCCAGGTGATGGAGGAGCCGGGCGCAATGTCGAATTCCCGCGACGCCAGATCATATAGGGACATCTGATACTTGCCCTGGGTCACGTCGAGGCGGCCGGTAAGGGTGATGTTACCGGCGGGGTCGATGGCCGTATTGAGCGTACCGTTGGCCTGCACTTTCAGGTTGTCGCCGGAAGCTTCATCAATTACAATCGTGAAGGGCGTATTGTCGGTCACCGTTACTACCGCCTGAATATCGTAGCCGGCAGCCGTCTGGGCCGTATCAAGGGCCAGCTGGCGGGTGAGCATCGTATCGATGGGCGCGCTTTTGTCCACGAATTCCACAATACCTTCGCGGGCTACTTCCACTG containing:
- the tamL gene encoding translocation and assembly module lipoprotein TamL, with the protein product MLHHLPFFPKTNASADPRRPMRPARWGGGWGAGVSLLALLASCSGLNYIPAGSKLYTGSTVKMKSASPIPREAEITTELTSVITPKPNASILGMRPKLYLWHLGEGKTKGLGHWLANKYGEKPVLLSQVDTQKVKGLMTNRLYNNGYFQPVVHSRIQTKGQAASVDYTATVGQPYTIKEIHFPEGDSLLARAVRATESTSLLKVGDAYNLQTFTNERTRIDASLKNQGYYYFSPDYILFQVDSTLNNQVNVYLKIKAKTPERAAKPYVLNRIRLNTDYSLSDTTLAERPMNYKGYIYYPDEKVFKASAITNAVFLYPDSVYRRRRQDQTLSRLMSLGTFKYVDIGFRPARQKADSAGYGFLNSYVRMTQVPKKSLRAEVLLVSKSNGFTGPGFRIQFRNRSALRGAEQLLINVTGSFENQRLSDANTIGLTSYELGADAQLSVPRLITPPFDIRLKNSDFQPRTTFGVGVKSVTRLDAFTQQAFNLNYGYSWKTKLTNEHELRPIDIQYLRLADTSAVFSRLLQERPFLANSFRQQFVLASSYRYTYNQQALEQRRNQLYFSGGIEVAGNLAYLLSSLSGQPRVTNADGSQAYTLLSQQFSQYTKVDLELRNYFRTSSNPTSGNKFATRLLLGVGLPYQNSSVLPYLKQYGIGGPNSVRAFAARGLGPGTYRSPAASETGSFYDQVGDMRIEANAEYRQDLFPYVKGALFVDAGNIWLINKDPSRQTIDAEGNPDGKNGQFSPNTFLKELAVGAGAGLRIDVQFFVIRFDYAYPLRLPYSNTEIRSPLTNEIIYNKTSETGRFNIAIGYPF